One stretch of Arachis hypogaea cultivar Tifrunner chromosome 20, arahy.Tifrunner.gnm2.J5K5, whole genome shotgun sequence DNA includes these proteins:
- the LOC140183272 gene encoding uncharacterized protein, with amino-acid sequence MSLNVFATLCELLQVQGELDEDGHVGIGEQVATFLIIILAHHTKNHSLQVRFYRSGETISRYFYKVLCSILRVQSILFAKADPVPEDCGCIGALDGTFIDVTVLKSDKSRYRTRKSRISTNVLGVCNQNMNFVYVLSDWKGSASDSRILRDAITQHNGLKILVRCYYLVDAGYTNGREFLSPYRNVRYHVNEWVQDHRAP; translated from the exons ATGAGTTTAAATGTATTTGCAACTTTATGTGAATTGCTACAAGTTCAAGGTGAATTAGACGAAGACGGTCATGTTGGCATAGGTGAGCAAGTAGCAACTTTCTTAATCATCATATTAGCTCACCATACGAAAAATCACAGCTTACAAGTTAGGTTCTATAGATCTGGTGAAACTATTAGTAGGTATTTTTACAAGGTACTGTGTTCGATTTTGCGTGTCCAAAGTATCTTATTTGCAAAGGCAGACCCTGTACCGGAAGATTGT GGTTGTATAGGAGCATTAGATGGAACTTTCATAGATGTCACAGTCCTGAAGAGTGACAAATCTAGATATCGGACAAGAAAATCTAGAATATCCACCAATGTCTTAGGAGTTTGCAATCAGAACATGAATTTCGTCTATGTCCTTAGCGATTGGAAAGGATCGGCATCTGATTCACGGATACTTAGGGATGCTATTACTCAACATAATGGCTTGAAAATACTTGTTA GGTGTTATTACTTAGTGGATGCTGGCTATACTAATGGGAGAGAATTTTTATCTCCTTATAGAAATGTCCGCTATCATGTGAATGAGTGGGTTCAAGATCATCGGGCACCATAA
- the LOC112783159 gene encoding uncharacterized protein isoform X1, with protein sequence MITIKGMQRGRFLNPIPQLVTGLSSSAAASSCDAMDTANQLQSLHSRYPEYTRDSTKATEHRSAFNKYNIRGLSQCLNWPKRFNDNSHPASYLVNHHFTSDRNTDAKDFSSKLLKGIPDFVKIVEVGPRDGLQNEKSIVPTDVKVELIKLLVSSGLSVVEATSFVSPKWVPQLADAKDVLEGIQDVEGVSFPVLTPNLKGFEAAVAAGAKEVAVFPAASESFSKANLNSGIEDNLARCRDIASASRSYSIPVRGYISCVVGCPFEGHVAPAKVAYVAKALYEMGCSEISLGDTIGVGTPGTVVPMLEAVLDVVPVDKLAVHFHDTYGQALSNTLISLQMGISVVDSSVSGLGGCPYAKGATGNVATEDVVYMLDGIGVKTNVDLGKLMQAGDFICKHLGRASNSRAATALSKVKAHASKL encoded by the exons ATGATTACAATCAAGGGTATGCAAAGGGGGCGATTCTTGAATCCTATACCCCAACTTGTTACTGGATTATCAAGCTCTGCTGCTGCAAGCTCTTGTGATGCCATGGATACAGCTAATCAACTGCAATCTCTTCATTCTCG TTATCCTGAATACACAAGGGACAGTACAAAGGCCACAGAACATAGGAGTGCATTCAACAAATACAATATAAGGGGCCTATCTCAATGCCTGAATTGGCCTAAAAGGTTTAATGATAATTCTCATCCTGCCAGCTACTTGGTAAACCATCATTTTACATCTGATCGAAATACAGATGCAAAGGATTTCTCAAGTAAG CTTCTTAAAGGTATTCCAGACTTTGTAAAGATAGTGGAGGTTGGTCCAAGGGATGGATTGCAGAATGAGAAGTCTATCGTTCCAACTGATGTAAAAGTTGAGTTGATAAAGCTGCTGGTTTCTTCTGGGTTGTCTGTCGTCGAGGCAACAAGTTTTGTATCACCAAAATGGGTTCCACAG TTGGCAGATGCAAAGGATGTATTGGAAGGCATTCAAGATGTGGAAGGTGTTAGCTTTCCTGTATTAACTCCAAACCTCAAA GGCTTTGAGGCAGCTGTTGCTGCTGGGGCTAAGGAAGTGGCTGTTTTTCCAGCAGCTTCTGAATCATTCTCTAAAGCAAATCTCAACTCTGGCATTGAGGATAATCTTGCTCGTTGCCGAGACATTGCTTCAGCTTCTCGAAGCTACTCAATCCCTGTTCGTGG ATATATATCATGTGTTGTGGGATGTCCTTTTGAAGGACATGTTGCTCCAGCCAAAGTAGCATATGTGGCAAAGGCACTTTATGAGATGGGTTGCTCAGAGATTTCACTAGGTGATACGATTGGTGTTGGTACACCTG GCACTGTCGTTCCAATGCTGGAAGCTGTTCTTGATGTTGTTCCAGTTGACAAGCTTGCTGTCCACTTTCATGATACTTATGGTCAGGCGCTTTCAAATACTCTAATTTCACTTCAG ATGGGGATCAGTGTAGTGGATTCATCTGTTTCCGGCCTTGGGGGTTGTCCGTATGCAAAGGGTGCAACTGGAAATGTTGCCACAGAGGATGTTGTTTACATGCTGGATGGAATTGGAGTGAAAACCAACGTGGACCTCGGAAAGCTTATGCAGGCCGGAGATTTCATCTGCAAGCATTTAGGACGTGCATCGAATTCAAGAGCCGCAACTGCGTTGAGTAAAGTTAAAGCTCATGCTTCCAAACTTTGA
- the LOC112783159 gene encoding hydroxymethylglutaryl-CoA lyase, mitochondrial isoform X2, which translates to MQRISQLLKGIPDFVKIVEVGPRDGLQNEKSIVPTDVKVELIKLLVSSGLSVVEATSFVSPKWVPQLADAKDVLEGIQDVEGVSFPVLTPNLKGFEAAVAAGAKEVAVFPAASESFSKANLNSGIEDNLARCRDIASASRSYSIPVRGYISCVVGCPFEGHVAPAKVAYVAKALYEMGCSEISLGDTIGVGTPGTVVPMLEAVLDVVPVDKLAVHFHDTYGQALSNTLISLQMGISVVDSSVSGLGGCPYAKGATGNVATEDVVYMLDGIGVKTNVDLGKLMQAGDFICKHLGRASNSRAATALSKVKAHASKL; encoded by the exons ATGCAAAGGATTTCTCAA CTTCTTAAAGGTATTCCAGACTTTGTAAAGATAGTGGAGGTTGGTCCAAGGGATGGATTGCAGAATGAGAAGTCTATCGTTCCAACTGATGTAAAAGTTGAGTTGATAAAGCTGCTGGTTTCTTCTGGGTTGTCTGTCGTCGAGGCAACAAGTTTTGTATCACCAAAATGGGTTCCACAG TTGGCAGATGCAAAGGATGTATTGGAAGGCATTCAAGATGTGGAAGGTGTTAGCTTTCCTGTATTAACTCCAAACCTCAAA GGCTTTGAGGCAGCTGTTGCTGCTGGGGCTAAGGAAGTGGCTGTTTTTCCAGCAGCTTCTGAATCATTCTCTAAAGCAAATCTCAACTCTGGCATTGAGGATAATCTTGCTCGTTGCCGAGACATTGCTTCAGCTTCTCGAAGCTACTCAATCCCTGTTCGTGG ATATATATCATGTGTTGTGGGATGTCCTTTTGAAGGACATGTTGCTCCAGCCAAAGTAGCATATGTGGCAAAGGCACTTTATGAGATGGGTTGCTCAGAGATTTCACTAGGTGATACGATTGGTGTTGGTACACCTG GCACTGTCGTTCCAATGCTGGAAGCTGTTCTTGATGTTGTTCCAGTTGACAAGCTTGCTGTCCACTTTCATGATACTTATGGTCAGGCGCTTTCAAATACTCTAATTTCACTTCAG ATGGGGATCAGTGTAGTGGATTCATCTGTTTCCGGCCTTGGGGGTTGTCCGTATGCAAAGGGTGCAACTGGAAATGTTGCCACAGAGGATGTTGTTTACATGCTGGATGGAATTGGAGTGAAAACCAACGTGGACCTCGGAAAGCTTATGCAGGCCGGAGATTTCATCTGCAAGCATTTAGGACGTGCATCGAATTCAAGAGCCGCAACTGCGTTGAGTAAAGTTAAAGCTCATGCTTCCAAACTTTGA